A region of the bacterium genome:
TCAGCGGCAGATCCGCGAACTGTTTCAGCAACAAAAGGGCATTGGCGTAAAAACCATCAGCGTCACGCTCATGTTCGCCTGCGGTCATGATGTTTTTCCCGTGGACACGCATGTGCATCGGCTCTGCGGAAGATTGGGGCTGGTTCCCGCCGAGGCGAGCGCGGAAAAAACTTTTACTCTCATGGCGCCGCGCATCCCCAACGGCAAAGGCTATTCTTTCCATGTCAATATGATCCGTTTGGGACGGGAGATCTGCCAGGCGCGTAAGCCCGCGTGCCCCCAGTGTCCGTTGAAGAAAAAATGTCCGTCTGCGCAGAGACCGCCATCAAAATAAAAAAAGCAGAGAAGCCCAGCCCTGCTCTCTCAGTGAATAAGTGTTTATCAACAGCGCCGTTCTCATAAGAACCATCACCCCGATCCCACGTTGAGCAAAGGCAGAGAGGCACGCTATGAAAACCGTAGCAACGAACA
Encoded here:
- a CDS encoding endonuclease III, with the translated sequence QRQIRELFQQQKGIGVKTISVTLMFACGHDVFPVDTHVHRLCGRLGLVPAEASAEKTFTLMAPRIPNGKGYSFHVNMIRLGREICQARKPACPQCPLKKKCPSAQRPPSK